From the genome of Sphingobacterium kitahiroshimense, one region includes:
- a CDS encoding menaquinone biosynthesis family protein: protein MKLTLGFSPCPNDTFIFDALIHHKIDTEGLEFDIVYEDVETLNLKAFKGDLAVTKLSYHAFAYAVEDYELLDAGSALGFGVGPMLITKDEELAKELQEILSSKTVLTKALAELRVGYPGKYTTANFLLGLAFPELKNKKELVFSEIEGALLAGDIDLGLIIHENRFTYQEKGLFKVVDLGDYWEKTTNCPIPLGGIVVKRSIPQDIKEKLNRVLRASVEYAFANPTSGLEFIKSHAQEMSIEVMYKHIELYVNKYSVELGKEGRSAIEIMFKKAQDMGFIPKTEKNLFLS, encoded by the coding sequence ATGAAATTGACATTGGGTTTTTCACCATGCCCGAATGATACGTTTATTTTTGATGCACTTATTCATCATAAAATAGATACAGAAGGACTAGAGTTTGACATTGTATATGAAGATGTCGAAACCTTGAATTTAAAAGCCTTTAAGGGAGACTTGGCCGTCACAAAATTAAGTTACCACGCTTTTGCTTATGCTGTTGAAGATTATGAGCTATTGGACGCCGGTAGTGCATTAGGTTTTGGAGTAGGACCCATGTTAATTACGAAAGATGAAGAGCTGGCTAAAGAGCTTCAAGAAATATTGTCATCCAAAACGGTATTAACGAAAGCACTAGCAGAATTACGGGTCGGTTATCCCGGGAAATATACGACAGCTAATTTTTTATTGGGTTTGGCATTTCCTGAATTGAAAAATAAAAAGGAACTTGTTTTTTCAGAAATTGAAGGTGCTTTGTTAGCCGGCGATATAGATTTAGGATTGATCATTCATGAAAACCGCTTTACTTATCAGGAAAAGGGCTTATTTAAAGTGGTTGATTTGGGCGATTATTGGGAAAAAACGACAAATTGTCCTATTCCTTTAGGTGGTATTGTTGTTAAAAGAAGTATTCCTCAAGATATTAAAGAAAAATTGAACCGCGTTTTGAGAGCGAGTGTCGAATATGCTTTTGCAAACCCGACATCAGGTCTCGAGTTTATCAAATCGCATGCTCAGGAGATGAGCATCGAGGTGATGTATAAACACATTGAACTTTATGTCAATAAGTACTCTGTAGAACTTGGAAAAGAGGGGCGTTCGGCGATTGAAATCATGTTTAAGAAGGCTCAGGATATGGGCTTTATCCCTAAAACGGAAAAGAATTTATTTTTGTCATAA